A part of Astatotilapia calliptera chromosome 15, fAstCal1.2, whole genome shotgun sequence genomic DNA contains:
- the ndufs7 gene encoding NADH dehydrogenase [ubiquinone] iron-sulfur protein 7, mitochondrial, translating to MAALVAPRLAIFGSFSTRPISVFALQHKSLHSTAKNDNNSTSVVPAREKSTAVAAAKPTSAASSKGEYVITKLDDLVNWARRSSLWPMTFGLACCAVEMMHMAAPRYDMDRFGVVFRASPRQADVMIVAGTLTNKMAPALRKVYDQMPEPRYVISMGSCANGGGYYHYSYAVVRGCDRIVPVDIYVPGCPPTAEALLYGTLQLQKKIKREKKLKIWYRK from the exons ATGGCGGCGTTGGTAG CACCTCGCCTGGCCATATTTGGCTCTTTTTCAACAAG GCCCATTTCAGTTTTTGCTCTTCAGCACAAGAGCCTGCACAGCACTGCtaaaaatgataacaacagCACAAG cgtGGTGCCGGCTAGAGAGAAAAGCACGGCGGTGGCTGCAGCCAAACCGACGTCTGCAGCCAGCAGCAAGGGCGAGTATGTGATCACCAAGCTGGATGACCTGGTTAACTGGGCTCGCAGG aGCTCTCTGTGGCCCATGACCTTTGGCCTGGCTTGCTGTGCGGTGGAAATGATGCACATGGCGGCTCCCCGTTACGACATGGACCGTTTTGGAGTCGTATTCAGAGCCAGTCCCCGGCAGGCAGATGTCATGATCGTGGCAGGAACGTTGACCAATAAGATGGCTCCAGCCCTGCGCAAG GTGTATGACCAGATGCCTGAGCCCAGATATGTCATTTCCATGGGAAG ctgtGCTAACGGAGGAGGCTACTACCACTATTCTTACGCTGTCGTCAGAGGCTGTGACCGAATCGTACCGGTGGACATTTATGTTCCAG GTTGCCCGCCCACTGCAGAGGCTCTTCTCTACGGGACTTTACAGCTGCAGAAGAAAATCAAGCGTGAGAAGAAATTAAAGATCTGGTACAGGAAGTGA